In Kaistia defluvii, one genomic interval encodes:
- a CDS encoding quinone-dependent dihydroorotate dehydrogenase has translation MSAFGSLVRPLLFRIDPEKAHGLSIKVLSSGLHPSVRPDRDPRLARKLFGLDFPNPIGIAAGLDKNAEVPDPLLAMGFGFVEIGTVTPLAQPGNPKPRMFRLVEDHGVINRLGFNNEGHAAARRRLEARRGKRGIVGVNIGANKDATDRIADYVAGIETFSDLASYFTVNVSSPNTPGLRDLQARGALDELLSRVLEARDAQSRRVPVLLKIAPDMDQAGLADVADVALARGIDGVIVSNTTISRPKLIDAATAKEAGGLSGRPLFRLSTIQLARFRKLVGPDLPLIGVGGIESAETAFAKIAAGADLVQLYSGFVYGGPGLPAAMLAGLSRILDRRGIPSIAEAVGIETEKWASETA, from the coding sequence ATGAGCGCGTTCGGCAGCCTCGTCCGGCCGCTGCTGTTCCGGATCGATCCGGAAAAGGCGCATGGCCTTTCGATCAAGGTGCTGTCGTCGGGGCTGCACCCGTCGGTCCGTCCGGACCGCGATCCGCGCCTTGCGCGAAAACTGTTCGGGCTGGATTTTCCCAATCCCATCGGCATCGCGGCCGGGCTCGACAAGAATGCCGAGGTGCCGGATCCGCTGCTGGCGATGGGCTTCGGCTTCGTCGAGATCGGCACTGTTACGCCGCTGGCCCAGCCCGGCAATCCCAAGCCGCGCATGTTCCGTCTCGTTGAGGACCATGGCGTGATCAACCGCCTCGGCTTCAACAATGAAGGCCATGCGGCGGCACGGCGCCGGCTGGAGGCACGGCGCGGCAAGCGCGGAATCGTCGGTGTCAATATCGGCGCCAACAAGGATGCCACCGATCGCATCGCCGACTATGTTGCGGGGATCGAGACCTTCTCCGACCTCGCCTCCTATTTCACCGTCAATGTCTCGTCGCCTAACACGCCCGGCCTGCGCGACCTGCAGGCGCGTGGCGCGCTGGACGAGTTGCTTTCCCGTGTGCTCGAGGCGCGAGACGCCCAGTCGCGGCGCGTGCCGGTGCTGCTGAAGATCGCGCCCGACATGGACCAGGCAGGGCTCGCCGACGTCGCCGATGTGGCGTTGGCGCGCGGAATCGATGGCGTCATCGTCTCCAACACGACGATCTCCAGGCCGAAGCTGATCGATGCGGCGACGGCGAAGGAAGCCGGCGGCCTCTCCGGCCGGCCGCTGTTCCGCTTGTCGACGATCCAGCTCGCCCGTTTCCGCAAGCTGGTCGGCCCCGACCTGCCGCTGATCGGCGTCGGCGGCATCGAGTCGGCGGAGACCGCCTTCGCCAAGATCGCGGCTGGCGCCGACCTGGTGCAGCTCTATTCGGGCTTCGTCTATGGTGGCCCCGGTCTGCCCGCCGCCATGCTGGCCGGGCTGTCGCGCATCCTCGACCGTCGCGGCATCCCCTCGATCGCCGAGGCCGTCGGCATCGAGACGGAAAAGTGGGCGAGCGAAACGGCCTGA
- a CDS encoding DUF4394 domain-containing protein translates to MPKNQTAIHQTAIRLAATAFVSVAGLSAAAAAPAIGLTGDKTLVMFDTETRKVTGSMDVAGVDKLHGIDVRPADQMLYGVASDGRIVTIDPASGKATDKSKLSQMLPDGVSAIVDFNPAADRLRLMGTDDTNLRVNVDDGKVTVDGSLAYEAGDMHEGEKPAIVAAAYTNSVGKPEKTAMFDIDATIVALIQQTKPNDGTLKAIGKLKIDGAPGYAFDIHSTGDLVNTAYLVAGDTLYTVDLASGEAKASGKLEGLTGTLRDIAILP, encoded by the coding sequence GTGCCCAAGAACCAGACCGCCATCCACCAGACCGCCATCCGCCTCGCCGCCACCGCCTTCGTCAGCGTCGCCGGGCTCTCCGCCGCCGCGGCCGCCCCCGCCATCGGCCTGACGGGCGACAAGACGCTGGTGATGTTCGATACCGAGACGCGCAAGGTCACCGGCTCCATGGACGTCGCCGGCGTCGACAAGCTGCATGGCATCGACGTGCGCCCGGCCGACCAGATGCTTTATGGGGTCGCCTCGGATGGCCGCATCGTCACGATCGACCCGGCTTCCGGCAAGGCGACCGACAAGAGCAAGCTGTCGCAAATGCTGCCCGATGGCGTCTCGGCGATCGTCGACTTCAATCCGGCCGCCGACCGCCTGCGCCTGATGGGCACGGACGACACCAATCTCCGCGTCAATGTCGATGACGGCAAGGTGACGGTCGACGGCTCGCTCGCCTATGAGGCCGGGGATATGCATGAAGGCGAGAAGCCGGCGATCGTTGCCGCCGCCTATACCAACTCGGTCGGCAAGCCGGAAAAGACGGCGATGTTCGACATCGACGCCACCATCGTCGCGCTGATCCAGCAGACCAAGCCGAATGACGGCACGCTGAAGGCGATCGGCAAGCTGAAGATCGACGGAGCGCCGGGCTACGCCTTCGACATCCATTCGACTGGGGATCTGGTCAATACGGCCTATCTGGTCGCGGGCGACACGCTCTATACGGTCGATCTCGCCAGCGGCGAAGCCAAGGCATCGGGCAAGCTGGAAGGCCTGACGGGCACGCTGCGCGACATCGCCATCCTGCCGTAA
- a CDS encoding sigma-70 family RNA polymerase sigma factor: MCMKGMTAHAMPQEPMLDQTPDGWMLAMARGDRAAFAALFEAEAGPLIAIARRIVRRQDLAEEAVQDGFVSAWQSAARFDPQRGSARAWLTTIVRNRALNLIRNDARLEFHDAEDVAAIGDRAADAMAALNQLSDRDALKSCLGALDEPKRQAILLCYVTGLDHGEVAATMKAPLGTVKSWIRRGVIALQECLS, translated from the coding sequence ATGTGTATGAAGGGAATGACCGCCCACGCCATGCCGCAGGAGCCGATGCTGGATCAGACACCGGACGGATGGATGCTCGCCATGGCGCGCGGCGACCGCGCCGCCTTTGCCGCGCTGTTCGAGGCGGAGGCAGGCCCGCTGATCGCCATCGCGCGCCGCATCGTCCGGCGGCAGGATCTGGCCGAGGAGGCGGTGCAGGACGGCTTCGTCTCGGCCTGGCAATCGGCCGCGCGCTTCGATCCGCAGCGGGGTTCGGCCCGAGCCTGGCTGACGACCATCGTGCGCAACCGCGCCCTCAACCTGATCCGCAACGATGCCCGCCTCGAATTTCACGACGCCGAGGATGTCGCCGCCATCGGTGACCGCGCCGCCGACGCGATGGCGGCGCTGAACCAGCTTTCCGACCGCGACGCGCTCAAATCCTGCCTCGGCGCGCTGGACGAGCCGAAGCGCCAGGCGATCCTGCTCTGCTACGTCACCGGGCTCGACCATGGCGAGGTCGCCGCGACGATGAAGGCGCCGCTCGGCACGGTGAAGTCCTGGATCCGGCGCGGCGTCATCGCCTTGCAGGAGTGCCTGTCATGA
- a CDS encoding anti-sigma factor: protein MSRQDQMARAGRYVLGQMEGRERDDFEVAMQADAELASMVDRLAQSMQALDDTVTPAAIPRGMWKAIEARTAGMAQLGPVRAETVVSLEAARARRRWVPAALAASVVLALGVGYLAGTRLGAPREPVAVAVLLNETDSMPGAIVQAYADDSVTLRPLRAFTVPEGKILQVWTLPDRETGPVSLGTLPRQATTRLQGPDLPLPHEGQLYEITLEPSPGSPTGKPTGPILVKGYARFSPS, encoded by the coding sequence ATGAGCCGCCAGGACCAGATGGCCCGCGCCGGGCGCTATGTGCTCGGCCAGATGGAAGGCCGCGAGCGCGATGATTTCGAAGTGGCGATGCAGGCTGATGCCGAATTGGCGTCGATGGTCGACCGGCTGGCGCAATCGATGCAGGCGCTGGACGACACCGTGACGCCCGCCGCCATTCCCCGCGGCATGTGGAAGGCGATCGAGGCGCGCACCGCCGGCATGGCGCAGCTTGGCCCGGTCCGCGCCGAGACGGTCGTCAGCCTGGAAGCGGCGCGGGCGCGGCGGCGCTGGGTGCCGGCGGCCCTTGCCGCCAGCGTCGTCCTGGCCTTGGGCGTTGGTTACCTTGCGGGCACGCGCCTTGGCGCGCCGCGCGAGCCCGTCGCCGTCGCGGTCCTGCTCAACGAGACGGATTCGATGCCCGGCGCGATCGTGCAGGCCTATGCCGACGACAGCGTCACGCTGCGGCCGCTGCGCGCCTTTACCGTCCCGGAAGGCAAGATCCTGCAGGTCTGGACGCTGCCCGACCGCGAGACGGGGCCGGTCTCCCTCGGCACGCTGCCGCGGCAGGCGACGACGCGCCTGCAGGGACCGGACCTGCCGCTGCCGCATGAGGGGCAGCTCTACGAAATCACGCTGGAGCCGAGCCCCGGTTCGCCGACGGGTAAGCCGACCGGACCGATCCTCGTCAAGGGCTATGCCCGCTTCTCGCCGTCATGA
- a CDS encoding MATE family efflux transporter: protein MTAIRPFEVTHRGILAIAVPMTLAYLSTPLLGLVGMGVIGRLGDAALLGAVALGAVIFDFVFATFNFLRSGTTGLVAQALGADDRTEIQATFFRALIVAFGIGLVVILLSGPILSVALAALGGSPAVQAATSEYYSIRVFSTPFALANYVMLGWLIGLGRSTLGLFLQTFLNGLNIVLNIAFVLGLGWGIAGSAWGTTLGEAVTAILGLAIVMQRLDSAHRPSMARILDRTQILRMVAVNRDIMIRSFALLFAFGFFASRGAKMGDVVLAANAILMNFFLVGGYFLDGFAAAAEQYAGRAIGAGYKPAFLRSMKLTLGWGYVLATIAALCFWFGGPYLIDAMTVNPEVRETARHYLFWTALTPLAGVLAFEMDGVFIGATWSDDMRNMMLLSLVLYLAVWAVAEPLWGAHGLWLAMLVFLSARGFTLLWRCRVRTRVAFAGS from the coding sequence ATGACCGCCATCCGCCCTTTCGAAGTCACCCATCGCGGCATCCTGGCGATCGCCGTGCCGATGACGCTCGCCTATCTCTCGACGCCCCTGCTCGGCCTTGTTGGCATGGGCGTGATCGGCCGGCTGGGCGACGCCGCCCTGCTCGGCGCCGTGGCGCTGGGCGCGGTCATCTTCGACTTCGTCTTCGCCACCTTCAATTTCCTGCGCAGCGGCACGACGGGACTCGTCGCCCAGGCGCTGGGCGCCGATGACCGCACCGAGATCCAGGCGACCTTCTTCCGCGCGCTGATCGTCGCCTTCGGCATCGGCCTTGTCGTGATCCTCCTCTCCGGGCCGATCCTATCGGTCGCGCTGGCAGCGCTCGGTGGCAGTCCCGCGGTGCAGGCCGCGACGTCGGAGTATTATTCGATCCGCGTGTTCTCGACGCCCTTCGCCCTGGCCAACTACGTCATGCTGGGCTGGCTGATCGGTCTCGGCCGCTCGACCCTCGGCCTGTTCCTGCAGACATTCCTGAACGGCCTCAACATCGTGCTCAACATCGCCTTCGTGCTGGGCCTTGGCTGGGGGATTGCGGGTTCGGCCTGGGGCACGACGCTGGGCGAGGCGGTGACCGCCATTCTGGGCCTCGCCATCGTGATGCAGCGACTGGATTCCGCGCACCGGCCGTCCATGGCGCGGATCCTCGACCGGACGCAGATCCTGCGCATGGTCGCGGTCAATCGCGACATCATGATCCGCTCCTTCGCGCTGCTGTTCGCCTTCGGCTTCTTCGCCTCGCGCGGCGCCAAGATGGGCGATGTCGTGCTTGCCGCGAACGCGATCCTGATGAACTTCTTCCTGGTCGGCGGCTATTTCCTCGACGGCTTCGCGGCAGCGGCCGAGCAATATGCCGGCCGCGCCATCGGCGCGGGCTACAAGCCCGCCTTCCTGCGCTCGATGAAGCTGACGCTGGGCTGGGGCTATGTGCTGGCGACGATCGCCGCGCTCTGCTTCTGGTTCGGCGGCCCGTATCTGATCGACGCCATGACGGTGAACCCCGAGGTTCGCGAAACGGCCCGCCACTACCTGTTCTGGACGGCCCTGACGCCGCTTGCCGGCGTGCTCGCCTTCGAGATGGACGGCGTCTTCATCGGCGCCACCTGGTCGGACGACATGCGCAACATGATGCTGCTATCGCTTGTCCTCTATCTCGCCGTATGGGCCGTGGCGGAGCCGCTCTGGGGCGCGCATGGCCTGTGGCTGGCCATGCTCGTCTTCCTGTCGGCGCGCGGATTCACCCTGCTATGGCGATGCCGGGTCCGCACGCGGGTCGCCTTCGCGGGATCATGA
- a CDS encoding histone deacetylase family protein, with product MLPPIVHHPAYTAEIPADHRFPMQKYRRLAEIVAADGLAPAGFVVPEPATSAQLSLAHDRSYVEAVLALAVPPAIEREIGLPMNETVVRRAAAATGGTILAARLALAHGLACNTAGGSHHARSDQGAGFCTFNDVAVAIRVLMAEGMIGTALVVDCDVHQGDGTAEIFAADATVTTLSLHGEKNYPVRKRQSTIDIGLADGTDDRAYLAALDGILAPLLDRTHPDIVFYNAGVDPHEEDRLGRLSLSDAGLAERDRRVIEAVRSRGIPLAGVIGGGYGADVEPIARRHALLHHAAAAFAG from the coding sequence ATGCTCCCGCCCATCGTCCACCATCCCGCCTATACCGCCGAGATCCCGGCCGACCATCGCTTCCCCATGCAGAAATACCGCCGCCTGGCGGAGATCGTGGCAGCCGACGGGCTCGCGCCGGCGGGCTTCGTCGTCCCGGAGCCCGCGACCTCGGCGCAATTGTCGCTGGCGCATGACCGGTCCTACGTCGAGGCCGTGCTGGCGCTGGCCGTGCCGCCTGCGATCGAACGCGAGATCGGCCTGCCGATGAACGAGACGGTGGTGCGACGCGCCGCTGCCGCCACGGGCGGCACCATCCTGGCGGCGCGGCTGGCGCTGGCGCATGGACTGGCCTGCAACACGGCCGGCGGCAGCCATCATGCGCGGAGCGACCAGGGTGCCGGCTTCTGCACCTTCAACGATGTCGCCGTGGCGATCCGGGTGCTGATGGCGGAGGGGATGATCGGCACGGCGCTGGTGGTGGATTGCGACGTGCACCAGGGCGACGGCACCGCCGAGATCTTCGCCGCCGACGCCACCGTGACCACGCTGTCGCTGCATGGCGAGAAGAACTATCCGGTCCGCAAGCGCCAGTCGACGATCGACATCGGCCTCGCCGACGGGACCGACGACCGCGCCTATCTCGCGGCGCTCGACGGCATATTGGCGCCTCTGCTGGATCGCACCCATCCGGATATCGTCTTCTACAATGCCGGTGTCGATCCGCATGAGGAGGACAGGCTCGGCCGTCTGTCGCTGTCCGATGCCGGGCTGGCGGAGCGCGACCGGCGTGTGATCGAAGCGGTGCGCAGCCGGGGTATTCCGCTGGCCGGGGTGATCGGCGGCGGCTATGGCGCCGACGTCGAGCCAATCGCCCGCCGCCACGCTTTGCTGCACCACGCGGCGGCGGCGTTTGCGGGGTAG
- a CDS encoding lysine--tRNA ligase — MSTGTLPVLDLAPELVQAAQVSKAWPFEEARRIVERLKRQGRPDGPVLFETGYGPSGLPHIGTFGEVARTTMVRNAFRLLTEDKIPTRLLCFSDDLDGLRKVPTNVPNQEMMQAFIGKPLTRVPDPFSNEYPSFGAANNARLRAFLDGFGFAYEFASATDYYTSGRFDHALLRMLEVYDEVMEIILPTLGPDRRATYSPFLPISPTTGVVLQVPMVDRNVEKGTITYIDPDTNERVEVPVTGGAVKCQWKADWAMRWFALGVDYEMSGKDLIDSVKLSTRICRALGGEPPESFTYEHFLAENGEKISKSKGNGLTIEQWLTYADNDSLALYMYSKPKTAKRLSFEVIPRTVDEYFGFVDAYPRQPVEQQLGNPAWHIHSGHPPAEASPIPFAMLLNLVSVSDATDKGVLWAYISRYMPHLTAATHEKLDRLAGYAIRYFNDVLKSGKHYVVPEGAIREALIALDAALAELPAGSTADEIQTIVFDIGRQYFPDPNKKGPDGNPPGVSLDWFRGLYQVLLGQDQGPRFGSFVAIYGIPETRDRIAKALKGELAAA, encoded by the coding sequence ATGTCGACCGGTACGCTCCCAGTTCTCGATCTTGCGCCCGAACTCGTTCAGGCTGCGCAGGTTTCGAAAGCGTGGCCGTTCGAGGAAGCGCGACGGATCGTCGAGCGGCTGAAGCGGCAGGGACGTCCGGACGGCCCGGTGCTGTTCGAGACCGGCTACGGCCCCTCGGGCCTGCCGCATATCGGCACGTTCGGCGAGGTTGCCCGCACCACCATGGTGCGCAACGCCTTTCGCCTCCTGACCGAAGACAAGATCCCGACCCGGCTGCTCTGCTTCTCGGACGATCTGGACGGCCTGCGCAAGGTACCGACCAACGTGCCGAACCAGGAGATGATGCAGGCCTTTATCGGCAAGCCGCTGACCCGCGTGCCGGACCCGTTCTCGAACGAATATCCCTCGTTCGGCGCGGCCAACAACGCCCGCCTGCGCGCCTTCCTGGATGGCTTCGGCTTCGCCTACGAATTCGCCAGTGCGACCGACTACTACACCTCCGGCCGCTTCGACCACGCGCTGCTGCGCATGCTCGAGGTCTATGACGAGGTGATGGAAATCATCCTGCCGACGCTCGGCCCCGATCGTCGCGCCACCTATTCGCCCTTCCTGCCGATCTCGCCCACCACCGGCGTCGTGCTGCAGGTGCCGATGGTCGACCGCAATGTCGAGAAGGGCACGATCACCTATATCGACCCCGACACGAATGAGCGCGTCGAGGTGCCGGTCACCGGCGGCGCGGTCAAGTGCCAGTGGAAGGCCGACTGGGCGATGCGCTGGTTCGCGCTCGGCGTCGATTATGAAATGAGCGGCAAGGACCTGATCGACAGCGTCAAGCTCTCGACCCGGATCTGCCGGGCGCTTGGCGGCGAGCCGCCGGAAAGCTTCACCTACGAGCATTTCCTGGCCGAGAACGGCGAGAAGATATCGAAGTCGAAGGGCAACGGCCTGACGATCGAGCAGTGGCTGACCTATGCCGACAATGACAGCTTGGCGCTCTACATGTATTCGAAGCCGAAGACGGCGAAGCGCCTTTCCTTCGAGGTGATCCCGCGCACGGTCGACGAATATTTCGGCTTCGTCGACGCCTATCCGCGTCAGCCGGTCGAGCAGCAGCTGGGCAATCCCGCCTGGCACATCCATTCCGGCCACCCGCCGGCGGAAGCCTCGCCGATCCCCTTTGCCATGCTGCTGAACCTCGTCAGCGTCTCGGACGCCACCGACAAGGGCGTGCTCTGGGCCTATATCTCGCGCTACATGCCGCATCTGACCGCGGCGACGCATGAGAAGCTCGACCGCCTCGCCGGCTATGCGATCCGCTACTTCAACGACGTGCTGAAGTCCGGCAAGCACTATGTCGTGCCGGAAGGCGCCATCCGCGAGGCACTCATCGCCCTCGACGCGGCGCTGGCCGAACTGCCGGCGGGCTCCACCGCCGACGAGATCCAGACCATCGTCTTCGATATCGGCCGCCAGTATTTCCCGGACCCGAACAAGAAGGGTCCGGACGGCAATCCGCCGGGCGTTTCGCTCGACTGGTTCCGCGGTCTCTACCAGGTGCTGCTCGGCCAGGATCAGGGCCCGCGCTTCGGCTCCTTCGTGGCGATCTACGGCATTCCGGAGACGCGCGACCGCATCGCCAAGGCGCTCAAGGGCGAACTCGCGGCTGCCTGA
- a CDS encoding tellurite resistance TerB family protein, whose product MDKPTGSTVSPQEALIYAMVTLSAVDKQMTDRELRKIGDVVNTLPIFGGFDTDRLIKIAEACAAITREEDGLHAVLATIATSLPKKLHETAYALAVEVAAADLHVEQEELRFLELLRDVLDVDSLTAAAIERGARARHRTI is encoded by the coding sequence ATGGACAAGCCCACCGGCAGCACGGTCTCCCCGCAGGAGGCTCTGATCTATGCGATGGTGACGCTTTCGGCGGTCGACAAGCAGATGACGGATCGCGAACTGCGCAAGATCGGCGATGTCGTGAACACGCTGCCGATCTTCGGCGGCTTCGATACCGACCGGCTGATCAAGATCGCCGAGGCCTGCGCCGCCATCACCCGGGAAGAGGACGGCCTGCACGCCGTGCTGGCGACGATCGCCACTTCGCTCCCTAAGAAGCTGCATGAGACGGCCTATGCGCTCGCCGTCGAGGTCGCGGCGGCCGACCTGCATGTCGAGCAGGAAGAGCTGCGCTTCCTCGAACTGCTGCGCGACGTGCTCGACGTGGATTCGCTGACGGCCGCCGCCATCGAGCGCGGCGCCCGCGCCCGTCACCGCACGATCTGA
- a CDS encoding transporter substrate-binding domain-containing protein has product MASIAIWTSIAMLAGLMATVGGAKAQDAAATPAVNSAPAVAIPNLWDPNRRLDRPATTALTGIRFTTTDDFPPFNFTGPDGKLTGFNVDLARAICRELSVPCTIQARPWDGLVETIAVGRVDAALAGIAITPENRAKLDFSDVYLRPVARFAGRKGESAARLNAEGLAGRKIAVTKGSSHEAYLAAFFPASTRVAVETPSAAEEALKAGSVDLVFGDGVQLAFWLQSEPAAGCCDFVGGAYVEPHFFGQGLAIALPPNRNDLRLAVNWALDSLYDKGVFAELYLRYFPVGYF; this is encoded by the coding sequence TTGGCAAGCATCGCAATCTGGACGAGCATCGCGATGCTGGCGGGCCTGATGGCGACCGTCGGCGGGGCGAAGGCCCAGGATGCGGCCGCGACGCCGGCAGTCAATTCTGCGCCTGCCGTCGCCATTCCCAACCTGTGGGACCCTAACCGCCGCCTCGACCGGCCTGCCACGACCGCGCTGACCGGCATCCGCTTCACCACGACCGACGATTTCCCGCCCTTCAACTTCACGGGCCCGGACGGCAAGCTGACGGGGTTCAATGTCGATCTCGCCCGCGCCATCTGCCGCGAACTGAGCGTGCCCTGCACGATCCAGGCGCGCCCCTGGGACGGCCTCGTCGAGACCATTGCCGTGGGCCGCGTCGACGCAGCACTGGCCGGCATCGCCATCACGCCGGAAAACCGGGCGAAGCTGGATTTTTCCGACGTCTATCTCCGCCCGGTCGCGCGCTTCGCCGGCCGCAAGGGCGAATCCGCCGCGCGGCTCAACGCCGAGGGGCTGGCCGGCCGCAAGATCGCCGTCACCAAGGGCAGTTCCCACGAGGCCTATCTCGCCGCCTTCTTTCCGGCGAGCACTCGGGTTGCCGTCGAGACGCCAAGCGCGGCCGAGGAAGCGCTGAAGGCGGGAAGCGTCGACCTCGTCTTCGGCGACGGGGTGCAGTTGGCCTTCTGGCTGCAATCCGAACCGGCGGCGGGCTGCTGCGATTTCGTCGGCGGCGCCTATGTCGAGCCGCATTTCTTCGGCCAGGGCCTGGCGATCGCGCTGCCGCCCAACCGCAACGACCTGCGCCTCGCAGTCAACTGGGCGCTCGACAGCCTCTATGACAAGGGCGTCTTCGCCGAGCTCTATCTGCGCTATTTCCCGGTCGGATATTTTTAA
- a CDS encoding glycosyltransferase family 2 protein — MGYGWNPPGGEPPDEPLRYAVLAARLGLPFDLAPKKNFETVVPHEGGVGDVQRLAAGIRAGRVAMLDDGGSRRLVIAPRPQDADRLAEALARKPELAARLTVTTPAAIRRCLTEAAAPQLVEEAVFGLARNHPDWSARRLLTPAQSLGGLVFLALVALALWQTGWLVVQIFNIAAGLLFLALVMLRLLSISVALERTFRPPPSIEVDRSRLPVYSVLVPLYDEAHMVADLARALDRLDWPKDRLDIKFIVEARDRSTKRALDRLDLGPHFEILVVPDRAPRTKPKALDFALPLARGRFVTVYDAEDRPDPGQLLEAYLVFKAGDERLACIQAPLLIDNDDVNGLTAFFAMEYSMQFDGVLPTLAALDMPLPLGGTSNHFRIEALRAVGGWDPYNVTEDADLGIRFVRCGYRSGTITRPTYEEAPRTMRLWLKQRTRWLKGWMQTSLVHTRHPIQLWRGIGTRRMLGFVLTGFGTLVAAAIHPVYIASAVALVIDPTIIWRSGSPLAAAVIFLNVFNFVAGYVAFGMLSRATLRLRRKKRQPGVLPFLPGYWLLLSLACYRAFFQLIVAPHHWEKTRHHGQQPPAQAMAAKIPQAPPPRPPRLLAAPRSRLRQA; from the coding sequence ATGGGCTATGGGTGGAATCCGCCGGGCGGGGAGCCGCCGGACGAGCCGCTGCGCTATGCGGTTCTGGCCGCACGCCTCGGGCTTCCCTTCGATCTCGCGCCGAAGAAGAATTTTGAAACCGTGGTGCCGCACGAGGGTGGCGTCGGTGACGTGCAACGCCTCGCGGCGGGCATTCGCGCCGGCCGTGTCGCCATGCTCGACGATGGCGGGTCGCGCCGCCTGGTGATCGCGCCCCGTCCGCAGGATGCGGACAGGCTGGCGGAGGCGCTCGCCCGCAAGCCCGAACTGGCGGCGCGGCTGACGGTCACCACGCCCGCGGCGATCCGGCGCTGCCTCACAGAGGCGGCTGCGCCGCAACTGGTCGAGGAGGCGGTGTTCGGACTGGCTCGAAACCATCCGGACTGGTCGGCCCGTCGCCTGCTGACGCCGGCCCAGTCGCTGGGCGGGCTGGTGTTCCTGGCTCTGGTGGCGCTGGCGCTGTGGCAGACCGGCTGGCTGGTGGTGCAGATCTTCAACATCGCCGCCGGCCTGCTGTTCCTGGCGCTGGTCATGCTGCGCCTGCTCTCGATCAGCGTCGCGCTCGAGCGCACCTTCCGCCCGCCGCCCTCGATCGAGGTCGATCGGTCGCGCCTGCCGGTCTACAGCGTCCTCGTGCCGCTCTATGACGAGGCGCATATGGTGGCCGACCTGGCCCGGGCGCTCGACCGGCTCGATTGGCCGAAGGACCGGCTCGACATCAAGTTCATCGTCGAGGCGCGCGACCGCTCGACGAAGCGCGCGCTCGACCGTCTCGATCTCGGCCCGCATTTCGAGATCCTCGTCGTGCCGGACCGCGCCCCGCGCACCAAGCCGAAGGCGCTCGATTTCGCCCTGCCGCTGGCGCGCGGGCGCTTCGTCACCGTCTATGACGCCGAGGACCGGCCCGATCCCGGCCAGTTGCTGGAGGCCTACCTCGTCTTCAAGGCGGGGGACGAGCGCCTCGCCTGCATCCAGGCGCCGCTGCTGATCGACAATGATGACGTCAACGGCCTGACCGCCTTCTTCGCCATGGAATATTCCATGCAGTTCGACGGCGTGCTGCCGACATTGGCGGCGCTCGACATGCCCTTGCCGCTCGGCGGCACGTCGAACCATTTCCGCATCGAGGCGCTGCGCGCGGTCGGCGGCTGGGATCCGTACAATGTGACGGAGGACGCCGATCTCGGCATACGCTTCGTGCGCTGTGGTTATCGTTCCGGCACGATCACGCGGCCGACCTATGAGGAAGCGCCGCGCACGATGCGGCTCTGGCTGAAGCAGCGGACGCGCTGGCTCAAGGGGTGGATGCAGACGTCCCTGGTCCATACCCGCCACCCGATCCAGCTATGGCGCGGCATCGGCACGCGACGGATGCTCGGCTTCGTGCTGACCGGCTTCGGAACGCTGGTCGCGGCGGCGATCCACCCGGTCTATATCGCCTCGGCGGTGGCGCTGGTGATCGATCCGACGATCATCTGGCGGTCCGGCAGCCCGCTGGCGGCCGCGGTGATCTTCCTGAACGTGTTCAATTTCGTTGCCGGCTATGTCGCGTTCGGGATGCTGTCGCGCGCCACGCTGCGGCTGAGGCGCAAGAAGCGGCAGCCGGGCGTGCTGCCCTTCCTGCCGGGCTACTGGCTGCTGCTGTCGCTCGCCTGCTATCGCGCCTTCTTCCAGCTGATCGTCGCGCCGCATCACTGGGAAAAGACCCGGCATCACGGCCAGCAACCGCCCGCCCAGGCGATGGCCGCCAAGATCCCTCAGGCCCCGCCGCCCCGGCCGCCGAGGCTGCTGGCAGCGCCGCGATCACGGCTGCGGCAAGCCTGA